The genomic stretch GGGAAGCTGCGAAAATCCAGAAATTTATTCCCAGTAGCACATTAGCTATTTTGGCTAAATTCTCTCCTCTGAATGTCAAATAAAGCGCACCAGCCGCTACGATAATGCGTAACAGATATGATATGTATTTGCTTTTCTTGCTTTTAACTTTGGCCACGAAACTAATTTGCCTTAAAAAAACTTGTTTTTGCGAATAATAACCGATAGATTGATAATTAACAATCGAAAATTGACTATTTGAGGGCTCGATAGATGGCTGCAAAACAGAATATCCAAGAAGGTATCGACTTTATTCCCAAATTTGACAGTAATGGTTTAATTAAGGCAATCGCACAGGATGCGAAAACCGGCCAGATCCTGATGGCCGCTTCTATGAATCGAGAGGCACTTGATTTGACAATTCAGACGGGGTTGGCCACATACTTCAGCACATCACGGCAAAAATTATGGAAAAAAGGCGAAGAAAGCGGACACTTCCAGAAAGTAGAGCAGATACTCGTCGATTGTGACCAGGATTGCATTCTCCTCAAAGTAACAGTCGATGCTGGCCAGTGCCACGTGGGTTATCAGTCCTGTTTCTACCGAGCATTGAAAAAAGGCGGCAGCAACAAACTCGAATTTATCGCAGAAAAAGTCTATAACCCAAAAGAAACCTATAAAAAATAAAAAACTTGCACTGCCTTCATAAGCATATCTTCTTGATATAGAGAAACTTACCTAAATTTGCGTCTAAAAAATATCGGCTGGTCGATAATTTTCTTGACTTGAAGTTTATTGCCTCGTAGACTGATTTCAGCGATTTTGCGAGGAGTAGAGTGATGGCGGTATTTGTTTCATTTCAGTTTTTTCCATTATTACCAGAGAATCCCGTTGCACCCGGTCTGCTTGCAGGCTTTGGAGCCTGTTAAGATAATCATAAATCGTTATAAGCTTAAAGGTTTTAAGAATTAGGAGGATGGATATATGAGAAAGTTAATTTTAGCTCCATTAATTGTATGTCTGTTGGCGGCAACTACCAATGCTACTTTTTCCTATCATATTGACAAAGACCCGACTCATATTCTTTACGGTAATCTGAGTCAGAACAGCCAGGCTTTTATTAATCTTGTTGGAGCACCTATGGCGGCTGCTGCCTGTGGTCCTGTAGCGGTGACAAACTCCTACAGGTATCTTGAAAATAAATACCCCTTGGTTTATGGGAACAACCTGACAGGTGGTAATCTGCTTCAGACTGCAGCTAATTTGTGCGCCTTAATGGGAACAACACCGGGTGTTGGCACGTTTTGGGACGACCTTATCTGGTACAAGATGCAGGATATCGAATCCAAGGTGCAGGGTGAAACTATCTATGAGGCACAGCGCAACCCTGTCTGGAACTGGAGTGTTTGGGACGACCCGGTTGCCATTGAGCCTGATTGGGTAATGCCGGTTTTGCCTAAGTGGCAATTCATATGGGGCGAGCTGAAAGATTGTGAGGACCTTGAGATCCTGCTGAGCTGGGCTGATGGAGGCCACTTCCTGACGGTCAAAAGTTTCCACTGGGACGATGTTGACGAGGATGGTGTGATAGATTTTGAGGAGGGCGCTACGTTCGACTACATCAACCCATGCACAGGTGCGCCGGGCGTATCTGGCATTTGGCAGAATACCTATGGTAGCATCCTCGAAACCGACTATAATGCGTATGGCCCGACCATTACGATGGCTGTATCGGAAAGTGTTCCTGAGCCGGCAACGGTCGTTTTGCTGGGTCTTGGCGGCCTGGCGCTGCTTCGCAGACGCAAACACTGATTAGCCTTCAGCGGTTAGTTGACGACTTTTCAGAAACTAACGAAAAGGGCAAGTCATCACGGCTTGCCTTTTTTATTTGCGCTTCTGTTGGCCTTGTTAGTCTGTTTGTGTTTACTCAAGAAAAACCGCTTTGGGGGTCGATATAGATAGGTAATAACTGTGTAAGCATTATTATCAGGAGCTAATGTTGACAAAGATAATCGAAAAGCGTCTTTCTTTGCACAAAAACCTCGCAAGTCAGCAGCAGCAGAACGACGTCCTGCAATCCCAGCTCACTGCCCTTCAGGCCCTTGCCAACATCGGCACCGTTACCTGCATGGTCGCGCACGAAATCAATAATTTACTTACGCCTCTGACTAATTTCGCCGCCCTTGCCCTGAAAAATCCCGATGATAAGCCTTTGTCTGAAAAGGCCCTTCAAAAAGTCGTCCATAATTGTGAGCGCGCCTCCAAAATTATGGAGAGTATGCTCGCTGTGGCAAACGGCCAGTCGCAGGAGAAGAAGAACACGGCTCTGATTACTTTGGTCGAAGATATTTTTGGCTGTCTGTGCCGGGATTTTGCGAAAGACGGTATAACTGTAAATATCCAGATTCCGCAGGATTTAGCGGTTTGGGTTGTACCTGTTCAGATTCAGCAGGTTTTAATGAATTTGATTCTCAATGCCCGCGATGCAATGCTGTCTCGCGGCGGTGTTCTGACCATCAAAGTGTGGGAAAGCTCTGATGCCGTTGAAATGGAGATCTCCGATACCGGCTGTGGAATCGAGCCGGCCAACTTAAAAAAGATTTTCCAGCCGTTTTTCACCACGAAGGCGAATGAAAAATCGCCGTCACAGCACTCTGGCTCGGGACTCGGCCTTTTCTTCGTAAAAAGAGTGGTGGATGACCACGGAGGTTGCGTTTCGGTCGAATCCAAACCTGCGAGCGGGACAACGTTCAAAATCACTCTGCCTAAACCCCAATAATATAATGCTGCTGCGGCCAGCTAATCGTTATCGATAATCGCCTTTGCTATATCGTTCAGTGCGTCTCGTGTTCCCCCCTTGACTTTATTGGCCAGAATGGAAAATATATATTCCCCTTCCCTGCTGCTGCATATCCCCGAAAGCGATTTGACGCCGTTGATATATCCGGTCTTGCCGAAAACTTTGCTCTTATATTTTTCTTCTTTGAAGGGTTTGCGGATTGTACCCTCTACCCCCCCTTCTGCGAGCGAATCTTTATAAAGCTCCCAGTTTTTGCTTTTGTAAACATCTAACAGCACTTTCGCGATGGCATTCGCGCTGAGTTTATTTTCTCTGCTCAGGCCGCTGCCGTCGTCGATGTTAAATTCCTCTTTATCAATTCCAAGAGCCAGCAGATAGCTGCTGATTAACTCACGTCCTTTTGCCCAGCTTCCATTTTTGCCGTTTGGTTCAGTTTTAGCCGCGATGGTTTTTAAGAATGCTTCTGCCGCCAGGCCGAGACTGTTCTTGTTGCAGCGGGCCAGGCAATCTGTTATCGGCGTATTGTATTCGG from Phycisphaerae bacterium encodes the following:
- a CDS encoding ATP-binding protein → MLTKIIEKRLSLHKNLASQQQQNDVLQSQLTALQALANIGTVTCMVAHEINNLLTPLTNFAALALKNPDDKPLSEKALQKVVHNCERASKIMESMLAVANGQSQEKKNTALITLVEDIFGCLCRDFAKDGITVNIQIPQDLAVWVVPVQIQQVLMNLILNARDAMLSRGGVLTIKVWESSDAVEMEISDTGCGIEPANLKKIFQPFFTTKANEKSPSQHSGSGLGLFFVKRVVDDHGGCVSVESKPASGTTFKITLPKPQ
- a CDS encoding PEP-CTERM sorting domain-containing protein, which produces MRKLILAPLIVCLLAATTNATFSYHIDKDPTHILYGNLSQNSQAFINLVGAPMAAAACGPVAVTNSYRYLENKYPLVYGNNLTGGNLLQTAANLCALMGTTPGVGTFWDDLIWYKMQDIESKVQGETIYEAQRNPVWNWSVWDDPVAIEPDWVMPVLPKWQFIWGELKDCEDLEILLSWADGGHFLTVKSFHWDDVDEDGVIDFEEGATFDYINPCTGAPGVSGIWQNTYGSILETDYNAYGPTITMAVSESVPEPATVVLLGLGGLALLRRRKH
- the hisI gene encoding phosphoribosyl-AMP cyclohydrolase, with translation MAAKQNIQEGIDFIPKFDSNGLIKAIAQDAKTGQILMAASMNREALDLTIQTGLATYFSTSRQKLWKKGEESGHFQKVEQILVDCDQDCILLKVTVDAGQCHVGYQSCFYRALKKGGSNKLEFIAEKVYNPKETYKK